TGTTCGCTCTGTTGTTTCAGTTGATCTCATCCGAAGAACGCAGCCAGCCCCTGACGTGCTGGCACACTCCGGTTTCGTTGCTACCTCTTGGGCTCATGGGCTCAACTTGGTAGCACTGTCTGGTTATTATAATGAGCAAGGGGTTAAGTTTAATAAACTGGCCGATGGGCCTTGCTTACCAAAGTTCCCTGTGACAATCCTCCATTATGTAGCCCGCTGTGTCGTGACCACTTATTGGAGAAGGCGGCGGATGCGGGGGATCTGCGCGCGGGTGGCCTCCTCGCCCAGCCGGATGTGGCGTGCGATGGCCTCGCGGTCGAAGGTGGTGAGCGGGGGAAGGGTGGGAGCGATGACCGCGTCCGCCAGGGAAGCCAGGCGGTCGCGCACCATCTCCCGCTCGAGCAGGCCGATGGCCCGCATGACCACCTCCGGGAAGCTGTTCACCTGGACACGTTGCTCCTGGCCGGAGAGAATATCGACCCCGACCACTACCCCTGCCCCCATGGCCTTGAGCACGGCCGCGGGCACCATGTCCCGCACGCCGCCGTCCACCAGGGTGCGGCCGGCCAGCTGTTTGGGCACGAATACCCCGGGGATGGAGATGCTGGCCCGGATGGCCTGGGAGAGCCGCACGTCGGTGAGGAACACGGTACGGGAAAGAGGCGGGAGCCCCTGGGGCACGAAGGAGGACATGATGACCAGTTCGCCGCTCACGATGTCCACGGCCTCGATGGCCACCGGGGGCCGGGCCTGGGCCAGGGTGCGCCCACCCGTCAGGCGTTCGAGGGCGTTTTCGACCAGATCGCCCTGGATGATGCCGGCGCGGGTGAGGATGACGCCCGGCACCATGCTGCGCAATCCCCCCGCGAAATCGAGCATCTGGGGATTCGCCAGGCTGGCGATGGTGTTGGCCGCCTCGTCCAGGGGCGCGCCTGCGGCGTACAGCCCGGCGGCTATGGCTCCCGCACTGGTGCCGGCCACCAGGTCGGGTTTCAATCCCGCCTCCGCCAGGGCCCGGAGTACGCCCAGGTGGGCGATGCCATGGAATCCCCCCGCACCCAGGGCAAGTCCCCACTTTCGGTTCACCTGCGTCACCTCGCAGGCATGCTATGCAGCAGGCGCCCAGAAGGGTGCGGGCGCCGGCCGCATCTCGCAGTGTCCTGTGCGGGGCACCACCCCGTGGTGGCGCGCGCCGCATCAGCGGGGAATCCCCAGGTACCACTGCAGGATGGGATCGCCGAACAGCATGGCGGCCAGGCAACCGGCCGCGATGAAGGGGGCAAAGGGGATGTAATCCTTCCTTCTCTTCTTGCCCAGGGCCATGAGCACGAGGCCGACCAGGGCGCCAAAGATGAAGGCCAGGAGCAGACCGAGCAGGGAATACTGCAGGCCCAGGAAAGCGCCCGCGGCGGCGGCCAGTTTGACGTCGCCCCCGCCCATGCCGCCGCGGCTGAGCAGGGCGATTACCAGGAAAAGCCCGCCGGCGATGGCCAGCCCCAGCAGGCTGCTGGTGAGGTGGGGGACGCGCACGGCGGCTGACCAGGCCAGGGCGAAGGCGATGGCGGGGATGGTGAGGCGGTTGGGGATGAGGCGCAGCCTCATATCCGTACCGGCGGCGGTGATGAGGATCACGGCCAGTACGGCGTATCCCGCCGTGCGCCAGTGCACCCCGTGCACCGCCACCAGGGCGGCAAATGTGGCGCCGGTCACCGCCTCCACGAGGGGGTAGCTGACGGTGATGGGAGCGCGGCAGTACCGGCAGCGTCCCCGCAAGAGCAGCCAGCTCAGCACCGGGATCAGGTCACGGGGGCCCAGGCGGTGGCCGCAGGAAGGGCAGTGGGACGGGGGGAACACCACCGATTCGCCCCGGGGCAGCCTCCAGATGAGCACGTTGATGAAGCTTCCCACTACCAGGCCCAGGATGCCCGCCAGTGCCGCTGCCAACCCTATCCCTCCCGGTCTCCCCGGCGGGTGCCGCTCCCGCCTTATCGCTCCCGGTCGACCCAGCGGGTGCCGCTCCCAGTAGTTTCCTTCTTCCAGATGGGCACGGTCTCCTTTATTCGATCGATCACATACCGGCAGGCGGCAAAAGCGTCCCCCCGGTGGGGTGCGGACACCGCTATCACCACGCTGTCGTCCCCGGGCTTCAACCGGCCCTGGCGGTGGGTGACGTGGATGCCGCGCACGTCCCAGCGCCGGCGGACTTCGTCGCCGATGGCCTCGAGTTGATCGCCGGCCATTTCCGGGTAGGTCTCGTAATCGATCTCCAGGGTGCGGGTGTTACCCGTACGCTCGCGCACGGTGCCGATAAAGAGGACCACGGCCCCTGCTTCGGGATGGCGCACGGCCTGCACCGCCCGGTCGACCTCCAGGGGCGCCGGCGTCACCTCGTAGTGGCCGCCCCCGCTCACCCCGTACTGGTCGCCGCCGCTTACCGGGGGGATCACGGCCACCTCGTCGCCCTCTGCCAGGGGGCGGTCCGGGTTGGCGAAGCGGCGGTTCACGGCCACCAGGAATTCCTCCCGGTATCTGGCCAGACCCGGGTGCCGGCGGATGATCTCGTCCCAGGCCTGGGCCACGGTGGCCCCTTCCGGCAGGTCTATGGTCGTTCCGGCCCCGCCGGCCAGGTCCCGCGCCAGGGCGAAAAACTTGACCTCGATGTGCACCCGATGTCCCCCCTCCGCGCCACCCATTCTAACCTGCCGTCGGGGGGTGGTCAATCACGCTGCCTGCTGCGCGCCCCGGTTGCGGGCGGAAAAGGTGAGCCCATGGGAAGGAGGAAAAGTGGGGGGCGAGGGTGAAAATATAGGATGGGAAGTCGCCGGGGGGTGGCCCGGTTGTCCTATGAAACACGTGCATTCCGATGGATCCTGGTGGCAGCCGGCGTGATCATGCTGGGCTGCTTTATTGTTTTGCCCGACCCGTGGCGGGGGCGGTGCGCCATCCTGGTCCTGGCGGCGGCCGGACTGTCCCTCGTGCCCCTCCGCTTGTGGGTCAACCGGGCATATCTGGAAGCCATGCGCCGGGCGGCCCGGCTGGCGGGCCTGGAAGTGGTGTCTTCCCTGGCCGAGGAGGCCGCCCACCCCGTGCTGGGGGAGCTGAAGCGGATTCTGGACGCGGATGTGTACGGGTGGAAGGTGGCAGGCAGGTTCCCGGCGCTGGTCGGGGTGAAGGAGAAGGCGGTCGTGGTGGTGCGGGTTCCCCCGGGGGTGGACTTCGACGCCGCCGCCCCCGACTGCACCCGGGTGGCGGCGCTCGTGCGCGTGTCTGCCTCGCCCTTTGCCGTGTACGACCGGGGGCTCCTCAAGGGTCGCACTCCCCAGGGGCACCAGATCGCCATGCCCGCGGACGATTTCTCGGCTAGGTACCTGGTCACCGGATTCAAGGACGAGGAGGTGAAGGGGATCCTCGGGTCCGGCCTGAGGAGGACCATCGCGGAGGCCGGTGGCGTGGGTTTCCGCGGCATCGAGGTAAGCCGGTACGGGGTGTTCGTGCACGAGGCGGGCAAGGTGGTGGACCCGCAGCTCATCGCCTCTCGCGTGGAACTGGTATCCGGTATGGCGGCCCAGGTGCCCGGCGAGCCCCTGGTATCCTGATCGGGTTCAAGGGGTCCCGGGTGACCAGGGGCAAGGGTGGCAGAAACTTCCGTGAATCCCCCATTTCACAACCGGAAAGGGACGGTGGTGTAACTTGATCAAGGGTTGGCCCATCCCCAGGCTGTACGAGGGGATGACCATCGCGGACATCACTGAGTTTCTGTTCCTGGAAGATGAGCCGGCGGCCGCCGAGCTCATCTTTGTATTCGGGGGCCGCAACGAGGCCCGCGCCCTGCGGGGTGCGGAGCTGTACCGCCAGGGATTTGCCCCCCGCGTGCTCATCGCGGGCGGGTACAACCGGGAGCTGGGGCAGGTGGAGGCCCAGTTCCTGGGCCGCCTGGCTGTGGAGCAGGGGGTTCCGCAGGAGGACCTTATACTGGAAATGCGCTCGGCCAACACCGAGGAGAACGTGGCCATGGGCCGGGAGCTCCTGGAGAAGCTGGGCCTCCTGCCCCGCGACGCGGTCCTGCTGGTGTCGGCGCCGTTCCACTTGCGCCGGGCCCGGCTGACGTTCGAGCGGTATTTCCCGGGCGTAAGGGTCCTCTGCTGCCCGGACGGCCGCCCCGATGTGAGGCGGGACAACTGGTGGCAGACGGAAGAGGCAAGGGGGCTGGTGTTCCGGGAACTGGAGAAGGTGCGCACCCTCCAGCAGCGGGGCGAGTTGTAGCGCGGAGTATCGCTGCCCGCGCTCCGGGAGATACTACCAGCGCGTCGCGGGGGGCAGGGCCCGGTGCGGGAATCCTTGCCGGGGTTCGCTCCTTTTGTTATAGTGGACCTGGGGGCACACTCCCGTGTGGTACATCGCGATTGGGGCTGTCCTGTTCATATGGCTGGTCATAGCCGGGGCGGTCAACCTGGCCACCGGTTACCGGTACACGAAGTCCAGCCTGGCCGGGCTGGGGGGCGTGTTCGTGACCTGCGCCGCGGTGGCCCAGGTGGTTGCGCGCGCTCTCCTGCCCTCGTCCAGCCGCATCATCCAGGTGCTGGTGGGGATCGTCATCACCGTACCCCTGTTCATTCTCCTGGGGACGGTGATGGCGGAGACCTGGAAGCGGTCGCGCGTCATCCCTCCTTTGGACGAACTGGAAGCGTGGAGACGGCGCGAGGAAGAATGCCTTGCCCGGCTCGCCGAGGTGGAGAGGGAACTAGAGGTGCTGGCGGCCCGCCAGCGGGAAGTGGAGCAGGCCAACCGCGAGAAGATGGACCGCCAGTGGCAGTTGCGGGCTGTGGTGGAGAGGTGGGAGCAGGGCGGGGGCGTGGCCCGCATCCGCGCCACCAAGGTGCAGCAGTGGCAGCAGGAACT
This region of Bacillota bacterium genomic DNA includes:
- a CDS encoding patatin-like phospholipase family protein, with protein sequence MNRKWGLALGAGGFHGIAHLGVLRALAEAGLKPDLVAGTSAGAIAAGLYAAGAPLDEAANTIASLANPQMLDFAGGLRSMVPGVILTRAGIIQGDLVENALERLTGGRTLAQARPPVAIEAVDIVSGELVIMSSFVPQGLPPLSRTVFLTDVRLSQAIRASISIPGVFVPKQLAGRTLVDGGVRDMVPAAVLKAMGAGVVVGVDILSGQEQRVQVNSFPEVVMRAIGLLEREMVRDRLASLADAVIAPTLPPLTTFDREAIARHIRLGEEATRAQIPRIRRLLQ
- a CDS encoding YdcF family protein, which translates into the protein MIKGWPIPRLYEGMTIADITEFLFLEDEPAAAELIFVFGGRNEARALRGAELYRQGFAPRVLIAGGYNRELGQVEAQFLGRLAVEQGVPQEDLILEMRSANTEENVAMGRELLEKLGLLPRDAVLLVSAPFHLRRARLTFERYFPGVRVLCCPDGRPDVRRDNWWQTEEARGLVFRELEKVRTLQQRGEL
- the moaD gene encoding molybdopterin converting factor subunit 1; amino-acid sequence: MHIEVKFFALARDLAGGAGTTIDLPEGATVAQAWDEIIRRHPGLARYREEFLVAVNRRFANPDRPLAEGDEVAVIPPVSGGDQYGVSGGGHYEVTPAPLEVDRAVQAVRHPEAGAVVLFIGTVRERTGNTRTLEIDYETYPEMAGDQLEAIGDEVRRRWDVRGIHVTHRQGRLKPGDDSVVIAVSAPHRGDAFAACRYVIDRIKETVPIWKKETTGSGTRWVDRER
- a CDS encoding prepilin peptidase, translating into MAAALAGILGLVVGSFINVLIWRLPRGESVVFPPSHCPSCGHRLGPRDLIPVLSWLLLRGRCRYCRAPITVSYPLVEAVTGATFAALVAVHGVHWRTAGYAVLAVILITAAGTDMRLRLIPNRLTIPAIAFALAWSAAVRVPHLTSSLLGLAIAGGLFLVIALLSRGGMGGGDVKLAAAAGAFLGLQYSLLGLLLAFIFGALVGLVLMALGKKRRKDYIPFAPFIAAGCLAAMLFGDPILQWYLGIPR